The genomic DNA AGACTTCGGGGTTAATGTCCAATTTTTGGAATCTTCCAGCAATATTTCTTTGGATAATATTCTTGAGCTTTTCAGCTTGTGCAAGTGTTATATTTTCTTTGAACAATGTTATTACTGATTTTTGTATTTCGCCAAAAGCTTCAGCCCGCTTATTCAGTGCCTCGTGGATTCTCTTGATCTGTTCCTCGTTATCATTTATTAAAGCTTCTCTGAGCTTTTCAAGTAATTCGGTCTTTTCTCCGATCATTTCATCCATCTTTGCTTTCGCATCCATAAGACCTTCGTATAGTGTCGCTGCCTGCTCCTTGGTAAGGTCGATTGCCCTAAAAACCTCTAAAATCCTTACTGACAAGCCAAGGGTAGCGGTTTCAGTTTTTGAAACTTTTTCTGTTGCCATAACTGCGGTTAGTGATAGCAAAACAACCACGAAAAGGATCAATGTTTTTTTCACAGAAAATCCCTCCTTTTTTAGAGTTTACACATCTTTTTCGACTTTTCAAAAAAAGAGGGGTTGAATTTCTAATAATTCTCTAAGATTCACTCTCTTGTTTTTCTGACCTTGCCAGAATGGTGGGTCAATATTGACACATCGGAAAGTATTACAGGGGTTCCGCTCATTGAAATGAATATCAACTTCTCGCTATCTACAGATTCAACGGTGCTCATAGAGGTTCTCAGCCCAATTATTGCATTTGCTCCAAAATTTGCTGCTTGAAACTTCAAATCTTCCAAAAGAGAGAGTTTGAGCTCATCAAGCTCATACGTTAGTGAAAAAGCTCTAACCATTTTGTTTTTAACTGTCTGGACTCTTATTGATTTCATATCCAGTGTTAAAATGGCTTCCGCGGATATCGCCTGAAAGTATCTTTCAATAGCGACAGGTACGGTATCAACAGATAAAACAACAATATCTGGAATAGCAGTTTCTGCCGGTCCGTGATGGTTTTTATTACTGAGTTTGCTGGCACATTCAAGACAGTAATTCTTCCCGTTGATTTTAACGATTTCTTCTTTCGGAAAGCGTTTTCGGCAGGAATAGCAGACTTTATTCATATTCAATCCCCCTGTATTTTATCTATATCATTCTCATTTTAACAAAAAAAGCTTTCAGAATGCATTTAGTAAGATACCGGCTAATCCTCCACCAAGAATGATCCATATTGGAGAAAGTCTTTTCAAAAAAATCAAAAGCAGGAAAGCACAAGCAAAGATAAGGGTTGAAGATAAATTTATTATAGAAGCAGATCCTATTCGATAAGTTGCAACAAGGATTAAAACAAGAGCCGCACCTTTGAGTGCCCCTATCAAGCGTTTTTCATCGATGAATCTTGTAATGAGCTTCAACGTTTTCAAAAGCACATACACCCACAAAATGCTTGGAAGTATAAACCCTGTGGTTGCCAGCAAGGCACCAACAAATCCGTAAAGTTTGTAACCTATAAAAGTCGAAGTGTTTAACCCAATTGGGCCAGGCGTCATCTGGGCAATCGAAAGAAAATCCAGAAATTCCTGCTGAGTAAACCAATGGTGTATCTGAACCACTTCATCCTGTATCAAACCAATAGCACCATATCCACCACCGAAGGCTATCAATCCTATTTTAAGGAAAGTCAGGAATACTTCTATCATTTTTTATCACCCTGCACTATATATACGATAGCTGTGGCAACTAAAACTGTCCAGAACAAAGGTAGTTTTAAAATTATCACTAAAA from Kosmotoga arenicorallina S304 includes the following:
- a CDS encoding heavy metal-binding domain-containing protein → MNKVCYSCRKRFPKEEIVKINGKNYCLECASKLSNKNHHGPAETAIPDIVVLSVDTVPVAIERYFQAISAEAILTLDMKSIRVQTVKNKMVRAFSLTYELDELKLSLLEDLKFQAANFGANAIIGLRTSMSTVESVDSEKLIFISMSGTPVILSDVSILTHHSGKVRKTRE
- a CDS encoding chromate transporter; amino-acid sequence: MIEVFLTFLKIGLIAFGGGYGAIGLIQDEVVQIHHWFTQQEFLDFLSIAQMTPGPIGLNTSTFIGYKLYGFVGALLATTGFILPSILWVYVLLKTLKLITRFIDEKRLIGALKGAALVLILVATYRIGSASIINLSSTLIFACAFLLLIFLKRLSPIWIILGGGLAGILLNAF